The window AGTACTATAATTGAGAACAGATCAGTAGATATGTAGAAACATAAATTCATAACAGTAAAAATTCACAGACTGCCAGGGGACTAGCTTAAAACTCCATACTAGACCTATAATTTGTAATAAATTACAGCATTCAACAGGTTTTTCTATTAACATCATGAGAATTTGTACAAATGTATCTAAATTCTATTGTCTCTTCTCCCATCACGATTGATTGGGTTGTTCTAAGGTGGGCTGCAGTTGAACACTATGCAGTCTCTGGCTGTGATTTCTGCTCTCCACAGAGTTCTGTATGTTGAGTGTGTTGGAGCACCCTTCTCCCTTTACTACCTTCTTCAGGTGTGCCATAATAAACCTCCTAAACTTCTTTGTGGCAAAATAATAAATCACAGGATCCAAAATGCAGTTGAGGCCCATTAGAACCAATGTGATCTGATGGGCATCATTTAAAGTTTGAAGGGTGTTTTGGTTCCAGTCCACATGGCCCCATCCTTCTTTGATCTTCAGCACCGCCAGCACCCAGGGGGCTTGGACTACATGGTGAGGCAggaaacacagaagaaacacACCCACCACTGCCAGCAGCATCTGCAAGGCTCGTTGTTTCACCCCTCTCTGTCTTCTCCCCGAGGAGGACAGAGTCTTGTTGGACTTTTTGGAAATTAATGTTTCAGATCGTAACTCTGTTTGAGGAGGCTTTTGAGAGAGTAAGGCTTGAACAATGAGGAGGTTGCACACCatgacaaggaaaaaaacaacgaaaaacaacccaatgattaaaaaatgagTAACAGCAACCTTCCGCTTCTCTGTGTCCGTTTCATTGTGGTAGCCTTCAAAGCATCGCGTCAGGTTGTCTTTATCAGTGTGCGTCCCCTCTGATGTCAGGTGTGGAATGGCCATGGACACCGTGCACAGCCAGATCAGAACACACACAATGATCCCGCGACGTCTGTGATTCCAAGCCGTCATATTCAGAGGCTGAGTCACCGCACAGTATCTGTTCAGACTGATGGCTCCCAGAAAGAGGATGGTGCCATAGGTGTTGATGAAAAAGAATGAACCCGTCAGTCCACACAGGAAGTCCTTGTAAATCCAGTGGCCTCCACGGCTATAGTAACCGATCCAGAAGGGAAGGGCACACACAAAAAGTAGATCCGCAATGGTCAGGTTGGTCATGTAGATGCCAATCTCTCCCATGCCCTTTGCATCACGCAGGCATTGGAGGATAAACAGCACATACACATTAGCCAATAAGCCCACAATAAAGAAGATGCTGTAAACAACAGAGAACAGCATGTAGCGAAAGTTGGAGTCCAGGAATTCAGAGCTGTTGGCTGTAGAGGCTGCTGTCACAACTTGGTCTGTGGTTCCCTCCATATCTGTTTGAAGAACACAAaataattaggattttttttttctacatgaaaATGTTAATGGCTCTAGCCTAAGAAgaactctgagttttctttaGGGTTTTTTAGGAGAAGTACAAACAAACTTAAAGTGTTAGTAAAGACGGAAGTTGCCTAAGTGTTTGAAAGGTAAAGCAAAATTGCAAACTTGCAAACGAGGAAACGACTGGTTAAAAAGCATTTGTTGCAGCTGCCAAACTGTGgatgtttgaaacaaaatattcctccatccatttttagAAACTGCTGAATCCATCCAAGCTACTGTTGGGGAAAAAAGGCAGGGTGCATCCTGATCAGGTAACCATTCTGTAGCAGACACACAACCAcatactcacatgcacacctaggagCCATTTAGACACAAAAATGAACCTGTGAAGCAAGTTTTCAGACTGTGGAAGGAAGCTGGAGTATGGAGTAAAGTAActgtcaaaaagaaacatttccataaagaaaaagttgagcacaatttaatatttttcgcACAACTTTGTCTTTATGCATAATGTTGCTTTATATCAGTTGTCATACCCCATACAAGTGTGAAGTGCCTTCACACAAATACACTAAGCTGGGATtggaaccagggccttctggcTTTGAAATGATGGAACTGACCACTGTACCACAGTGCAGCCCAATctgaaaagattcaaaaactgcactttttctttaacttcaAGGAAGTTTGGCAtcattaatatttataaagttCCAGCCTGTTTTCTACATAAACATGTATAATaatcatttacttttatttattcttagTTCTTAATTGAATCtaccttttaaccctttaatgcctcattttagaaataataaatTTGAGTTTATCTTTATCATTGCAATTAatataattattaattatataagtaattataattattatatttaatatatTGTATGATGCATGTGAGCTGGGCAACAAGAGCGTATGAGAGTTTGTATGAAAAACACACCATTAcaagattaaaaatgaaatatatacttaaatgtattcttttgtttgtttgtttttttctgtcttcataaATTATGTTTGTACTtgatgtcaaaatgtttttgctgcGTATTCAAAGCTTCCTTGATGTCTGAATGTTTCTCAACACATTAAAGGTATTCATCACAGCGCATGAAACTGacattacaaaaatgttttgagaTATATTTTTCCGTAAAGGTGAAATCAGTTTCAGAACCTTCCAAAATACATGTGaatatttttcaagtttttgaaGCCAAATTACAGTCTCCTGTCAATcgcaaaaattaaagaaaataaaatcatctaTTTCTcaccaaaaaacataaaagtacaTCCAAATCTGGTGTCCAATGAGTGCAAAcccattttttaataaagtagaAACATTAGAACAAATATATTTCTGACATAAAATACAAAGGTTTTTTAAACTTACTTTTCAGTTATTCCAGCTGTTAATCTTTCTTCTGTCTTAAACTATCCAGAGGGCAAATGTTGGTGCGAGCAGAGACAGAGTGCTGCGTCTCTTCTGCTTCCTCTGACAGACTGAAGACAGAAACCAAAGGAAGGAGGAGTTCACTCTGCAGTGCAACCACTTCAGGGAAGACCCGGGTTGCGTTACTGCGAATTTACCGCAATGAAACAATCTGCGTGTCTGCGctgcgtttttttaaaaactttattgtacaaaatGGAAGTGGATACACTTCAAAACAccgttttacaaaataaaattcaaagatGCCAGGGGAGCATACAAATAACATGTGTTTTATACAAAAGCATTCAAGGCTCCACAACTTCCATATAAACATACAGCTTTCTGATTAAAGCTTTTAGAGATGGTTTTGAGATGcatttcaatttgtttatttaatatgGGGGAAAATTATAAGATGACGAGAATCTGCATTAATGGATATAAAAGTTGTCAATTATAATAATAAGATTACCGGTAATtatgagttttttatttgagtccACATTTTTACTATAAGAGCTAAAACATATATGTTCAAATTTCACAGTGAAGTTTGGATGAATATGttctttgatacatttttttaaaaaaaatcccaaaatgtCTGCTTTCAGTACAGTTCCACTAGAGATGGTTAATTGTTTCTTTGCAAAAGGTTCAATTAgagtcaatttttttaaaaaatatcttaacATGAATTTATTGGTGGGGTACATTTTGTGAATTATTTTGAAGGaaacttctttcattttgttatttatcATAAATTTTTGGGTCACACTCCTGCCTTTTCTCCAAATACTGTCGGGAACGAAACGTCTCCAATAGGTTTTGGTACTTAGTACAGAAATGACATGCTTTTGAAAATAGGCacatattttgttgttgttcttgtgGGTAcgggaaaacacattttacttgTGGTGGTGTCAGTCAGATCCATAGGGGGCATTACTTCATTCCTAACagctgttttaaacatttgacataCTTATTTGGAAACTGCATCAAACATGATGGCATTCTCTGTAGGATTCACAACGAGATTGTATTTAGAATTGATTTCAGTATACCTTAATAAGAACCCATTCATGTCAAAAAGCTGACCCAacaggagattttttttctcaacttgatgtggaaaaaataaagattcttgtataaaatgtatttgttgttaCAAAAGAAAGGTTATGAGGagagaaattgtgtttgtgtaaaaGTGCTCATGCAAGAAGAGCTTGTTTGCGGAATGCCGATAGTTTAGCTGGTGTTTTATCAACATTGTAAAGGCAAACGAGAAGAAACTCAAAGCCACTtaaatttgaaaatataaagTGTGGAAATATATTCCAAATTCAAGTAGGGTTTTTTTAGGTAAGATTTCATACAGTTTAcattaaatgtaacatttaggTTTGTAAAATCAAGTAAGTTTAATCCTCCATTCTCGTACGAgttcattaaaacaatttttttaaaacaatgtatacaatttttccagataaaattaaataaaatttggtCAACAGATTTCAGTGTTTGATTGTCCACGTACAAAGATAATGCAGAGTAAGTGAGTCTAAAGATTCCCTCTGCCTTTGATAGCAGTACTCTGCCTTTTAGCCTCAGGTCTCTTTGAAGCCATAAGTTAAAAACTTTTCCTTGTTTTCTCCATTACGGGACTGAAATTTGAAGTATTTCTCTCTAGTTCGTTTTTGTTGATGGTAATCCCTAGGTATGTTACACTTTCTTTGATGGGAATTTCACATTTGGatcctgttttgtcatttttgaaaaagtagtaattcacattttttaatgtttagttGAAGTCCGTACacattagaaaatgtttttattagatTTAGGGCTCGAGGAATTTGACTGCTGTCTTTCAAAAAAAGCGTTAAATCATCAGCTAATTGGCTAATAAGAATCACTTTGCCAAAGACAGAGAtgccttttaatttatttcaggTTATGTAATCTGCCAAGGTTTGAGTGGCTTCTCcttgttttaatattaaaacgGGGAGAGGTACAATTTTTTAGCTTTACTGAGCAGTAAGCATTACTGTATAATAGTTTTACCGCATCGCAAAAATAAGAGCCAAAACGGAATTTGTTAAAGAAGTTAAAAATAGACATGTGATTAATAGAATGAAAAGCTATATAAAATTCCTATGAAagaatgtaacttttttttgttattaaatatGAGTCTtccacttttggcttctcccatcaggggttgccacagcgaacaagtcgcatggtaaatttggcaatgttttacgctggatgcccttcctgatgcaaccttctctaaccgggcttggaaccggcagaggtagagaagggaacagggagcagcctggagtcgaacctgggtttcacggacggaaggtgccgcaaaccagcacgagctaaactggctcccttgTTATTAAATATGAGTAATCTAAAAATATCTATCACAAGCGGAATGTTATTAGAAATATGCCTTCTATGCATGAATCCTAAATGGTTTCTGCACTTACAGAATCCAAGACTGATTTAAGTCTATGAGCAAATACAGAGGCAATACTTTTATAATCATTATTGAAGAAACATATCGGGCACCAATATGTTATTCAGTTAAATAATTTTCTATTATGGATAGGAGTTGAGAATTTCACGTTTAGTATTTTAAACGTATACATTTATAACTATAAAAGTCTTATTTTCATATGCCAAGGTCATACAGACAAAATTACCCTCTGTGTTGCACTTATGTGAAAGAATGTCACCTTGAAATTTGTGTTTAACCGTATTGTCATGGTTAGCTATGACAAGAAAAGACCCAAGCGCTGGAACCCGAAATGATCATACACGAGGActtgacagtttttattttgtacacaGATGTTGGCGATGAGTCCGTGGAATCGTCACCAGAGAGGAGGTCTGCTAGACGATGATCTAAGATGTTTTTCTTGGGTGAGATTGAGCAGAGTCTTTGAGACAGTGGATGATGGCACTTGGAGCTAGGAATAACGTGGCTTGGTGAAGAGAGTGGTCGTGCCGTGGCTTGTAGCAGAGTCGTGCCGTGGCTGGAGGCTTTGGCAGGCAAGGTTGATTTGAAAGTGGGGAGCTTGAGACTGAACCCAGGTTGGCACTTGAGGAAGTGAAGTTCTGTAGACAGAGCGAAAACTTGAATGAGTAATTTTGCAAGACAGAAGTTAGGCTTGGTAAACGAGGTTAACTTTTGACCAAGTACTGCACCATAGAGGTcaacaaactggcgatgaataccgGAACAAGGCCACCATAAATACTGGACTGGAAATGGGGCAAGTGCCAACAGCTGGGTTCAATCTGTGAAAGGAAGCAGAGGGGAGAGGGGGAGGACTCCCGGAGGTACCATGACATGTAGAAGTGCCAGCTGAGTGCTCACTTCCATGAGAAAGGACTATGTTATTATCCCCATTGGGATCTCCAAAAGCTTTCATCCTCTTTTGAAGAGTGGGACtcttgaaaacagaaaaagtctgTATTTAACTTTTTGGCAAACAACAAAAGAGTTTTATGCTTCAGAGCATTTTTGAACCCCTTAGAAATCAATTAACCTAAagataaagaacataaaaaaagagaatataaGAAATTAAGAACTTTACTTGGTGAGCTGTGTTGCATCAACCAAATGTATCTAAATTCCATTTTCTCTACTCCCATCACCAATGGTCAGGTTGTTCTGAGGTGGGCTGCAGTTGAACACTATGCAGTCTGTGACTGTGATTTCTTCCGTCCACAGAGTTCTTGTGTGTTGAGTGTGTTGGAGCACCCTTCTCCCTTTACTACCTTCTTTAGGTGTGCCATAATAAAGGTCCTGAACTTTATTGGGGCAAAATAATATACCACAGGATCCAAAATGCAGTTGAGGCCCATTAGAACCAATGTGATCTGATGGGCATCATTTAAAGTTTGAAGGGTGTTTTGGTCCCAGTCCACATGGCCCCATCCTTTTGTGATCTTAAGCATCGCCAGCACCCAGGGGGCTTGGACTACATGGTGAGGCAggaaacacagaacaaacacacCCACCACTGCCAGCAGCATCTGCAAGGCTCGTTGTTTGACCCCTCTCTGTTTGTTCCCTTGTATCTCTATTTGAGGAGGCTTTTGAGAGAGTAAGGCTCGTGCAATGAGGAGGTTGCACACCatgacaaggaaaaaaacaacgaaaaacaacccaatgattaaaaaatgagTAACAGCAACCTTCCGCTTCACTGTGTCCGTTTCATTGTGGTAGCCTTCAAAGCATCGTGTCAGGTTGTCTTTATCAGTCTGCGTCCCCTCTGATGGCAGGGATGGAATGGCCGAAGACACCAGGCACAGCCAGATCAGAACAGACACAATGATCCCGCGACGTCCGTGGTTCCAAGCCGCTGCATTCAGAGGCTGAGTCACTGCCCAGTATCTGTTCAGACTGATGGCTCCCAGAAAGAGGATGGTGCCATAGGTGTTGATGAAAAAGAATGAACCCGTCAGCCGACACAGGAATTCCTCGTAAATCCAGTGGCCTCCACGGCTATAGTAACCGATCCAGAAGGGAAGGGCACACACAAAAAGTAGATCCGCAATGGTCAGGTTGGTCATGTAGATGCCAATCTCTCCCATGCCCTTTACTTTACGCAGGCATTGGAGGATAAACAGCACATACACATTAGCCAATAAGCCCACAACAAAGAAGATGCTGTAAACAACAGAGAACAGCATGTAGCGAAAGTTGGAGTCCAGAAAATCAGAGCTGTTGGCTGTACTTCCCTCCATTTCTGTTAGAAGAACACAAaataattaggattttttttttctatatgaaAATTTTAATGGCTCTAgcctaaaaaaaactctgagttttctttaGGGTTTTTTAGACAGGAGAAGTACAAACAAACTTATAGTGTTAGTACAGAAAGAAGTTGCTTAAGTGTTTGAAAGGTaaagcaaaataacaaactTTAACCACAAACGAGGAAACAACTGGTTAAAAAGCATTTGTTGCAGCTGCCAAACTGTGGatgtttcaaaaaaaatattctttcaaTCCAATTTTAGAACCTGTTGAATCCATCCAACCTACTTCTTGGGCAAAGGCGGAGTACACCCTGATCAGATCCCCATTCTGTAGCAGAGACACACAACCAcatactcacatgcacacctaggagCCATTTCGAGACAAAGATGAACCTGTGAAGCAAGTTTTCAGACGAGAGAACTGACCACTGTACCACAATGCATCCCAAACTGAAAAGATTCcaaaattgtactttttctGTAACTTTAAGGAAGTTTGGCATCATTATTATTTATGAAGTCCCAACCGGTTTCTACATAAACATGTATAGCAAtcaattacttttatttattcttagTTCTTCATTGAATCTGCATTTTAGCCTTTCAATGCCTCACTTTAGaactaatacattttaatttatctttatcattgcaaatatataaatgaaaataagtaTTGTATTTAATATATTGTATAATGCATTATTGAGATGGGCAACAAGGATGCTGAAATTACTCTCATAGATCTTTGTATTAAAATACAGCATTACAAGATAAAAGAATGGAATTTTTACTTacatttgttgttctttttgtttttttctgtcttcataaATTATGTTTGTACTTGATGTCAAAATGCTTTTGCTGCGTATTCAAAGCTTCCTTGATGTCTGAATGCTTCTCAACACATTAAAAGTATTCATCACAGCCCATGAAACTGACACTCCAAAAATGATTTGAGATATATTTTTGGAGTACAGGTGAAATCAGTTTCAGAACCTTCAAAATACTAAATAATTGTTTTCAAGTATTTGAAACTAAGTTATAAACTGCTGTCTCttacagaaatttaaaaaataaaataaaatcatctatttctcacaaaaacataaaagtacaTCCAAATCTGGTGTCCAATTAGTGCAAACccattttataataaagtagaaacattaaaacagacatatttctaaaataaaataaaaaaggtttcttaAACTTACTGTTCAGTTCTCACAGCTGTTAATCTTTTGTTCTGTCTTAAACTATCCAGAGGGCAAATGTTGGTGCAAGCAGAGACAGAGTGCTGCGTCTCTTTTGCCCCGTCTGACGCACTGAAGACAGAAACCAAAGGAAGGAGGAGTTCACTCCCTTCCAGGGAAGACCCGGTTTGTGTAACTGCGAATTTGCCTCCATAAAACAATCTGCGTGTCTGTGCTTGCGTGCCAggactaaaaacaaaatgaattttattaacaactttattgtacaaaatGGAAGTACATCCAGTACAATACAtcgttttacaaaataaaattcaaatatgCCAAGGGAGCATCCAAGTAACATGTAATTTATACAAAATTATTCAAGGCTCTACAACTTCCATATAAACATACAGCTTTCTGATTACAGCTTTTAGAGATGGTTTTGAGATGCATTTCAATTTGTTTCAttaatatgggggggggggagatgaCGAGAATTTGCTTTTATGTATATGAAATTtgccaaatataataataagattaattctgtttttttttttttgagtccaCATTTTTACTACGAAAGACAAAAGTTATACAGTCAGGTCCATAAATATTGGGACAGTGACACAATTCTAACATTTTTGGCTCAATTTACCACCACAAAGGActtgaaatgaaatgaacaaaatTTGCTTTAACTGCTGACTTTAAGTTTTAATTTGAGGGTATTTCCATCCAGATCAGGTGAGCGGTATAGGAATTACAACAGTTTGCATTTGTGGCTCCCACTTGTTAAGGAACAAAAAGTAATGGGCCAATTGGCTTCTCAGCTGTTCCATGGCCAGGTGGGTGTTATTCCCTCAGTATCCCAAATAACTATGAGCAGATCAAAGGTCCAGAGTTTTTTAAGTGAGCTATATGCATTTGGAATCTTTTGCCGTCAACTCTCAAGATAAGATCCTAAGAGCTGTCACTATCATTGAAGCAAGCCATCATCAAGccgaaaaaactaaaagaaaaccaTCAGAGAGATAGCAATAATGCTAGGCGTGTCCAGAAGGACTGGAACAGTTAAAAAGAAGGAACGCATTGGGGAGCTCAGCAACGCCAAATGACCCGGAAGACCACGGAAAACAACTGTGGTGGATAACCGAAGAATTCTGTCCCTGTTGAAGAAAACACCCTTCACAACAGTTGGTCAAATCAAGAACACTCTGCAGGAGGTAGGTATATGTGTGTCGAAGTCGACGATCAAGAGAAGACTTCACCATAGTGAGTACAGAGGGTTTACCACAAGATATAAACCATTAGTGAGCCTCAAAAACAGGAAGTCCAGATGACAGTTTGCCAAACGACATCTAAAACAGTCTTCACAGTTCTGGAATAACCTCATatggacagatgagaccaaaatcaACTTGTACCAGAGTGATGAAAAGAGAAGAGTATGGAGAAGGAACGGAGCTCCTAAGCATCCCACCTCATTagtgaagcatggtggtggtaATGTCATGGTGTGGCCATGTATGGCTGCTAATGGAACTGGTTCTCTTGTatttattgatgatgtgacTGCTGACAAAAGCAGTAGGATGAATTCTGAAGTGTTTTGGGCATTATTATCTGCTCATATTCAGCCAAATGCTTCAGCACTCATTAGACGACGCTTCACAGTGTAGAGTGCATTAAACCCTGGCTGTACCTGTCGCCAATCTCTCATACGGCGTTAAGAAATACCTACCcttcaataatttttttaaacatcagtgTTGTAAACATTAAATTAAGAACAGAAAAAGTATTAGAGCGCCTCTGTATTCCAAAACATTGATGTTTAATACTAGAGTATTTTTAACTGCAAATACGTAAGAGACAATAATGCTTTATCCGTGTTATTCCCAGCCTTGGAGCATAAGGTGACACATGGAAACAAGTTCTTTTATCAAGTTTAAGATAATATCAAGAGTTATTTCACAAAATTCCATAAATATGTAATCACATTCAATACTGTCACTGAGACCAGATCAGTGGATATGTGGAAACTGAAATTCAGTACAGTAATAATTAACAGACTGCCAGGGGACTATCTTAAACTCCATACTAGACCTCTAATTTGCACTGAATTACAGCATTCAACAAGTTTTTCTATTAACGGCATGAAAATGTGTACAAATGTATCTAAATTCCAATTTCTCTACTCCCACCACGATTGGTCGGGTTGTTATTAGGTGGGTTACAGTTGAACACTGGACAGTCTCTGGCTGTGAGTTCTGCTGGTCATAGAGATctgtgttttcagtgttttagaGGGCCATTCTCTTTTTACTACCGTCTTCAGGTGTACCTTAATAAAAAACCTGAACTTCTTTGTGGCAAAATAATAGACCACAGGATCTAAAATGCAGTTGAGACCCATTAGAACCAATGTGATCTGATGGGCATCATTTAAAGTTTGAAGGGTGTTTTGGTCCCAGTCCACATGGCCCCATCCTTCTTTGATCTTCAGCACCGCCAGCACCCAGGGGGCTTGGACTACATGGTGAGGCAggaaacacagaagaaacacACCCACCACTGCCAGCAGCATCTTCAAGGCTCTTCGTTTCAACCGTCTCAGTCTTTTCCCTAGTGACAACAGGGTCTTGTTGGATTTTCCGGGAATAGATTTTTCAGATGGTAACTCTGTTTGAGGAAGCTTTTGAGAGAGTAAGTCTCGAGCACTGAGGAGGTTGCACACCatgacaaggaaaaaaacaacaaaaaacaacccaatgATTAAAAAATTATTGATGGCAACCTTCCGCTTCACTGTGTCCGTTTCATTGTGGTAGCCTTCAAAGCATCGTGTCAGGTTATCTTCATCAGTGTGCCCCCCCTCTAATGTCAGGTGTGGAATGGCCGAAGACACCGTGCACACCCAGATCAGAACACACACAATGATCCCGCGACGTCTGTTATTCGAAGCCGCCGCATTCAGTGGCTGAGTCACTGCCCAGTATCTGTTCAGACTGATGGCTCCCAGAAAGAGGATGGTGCCATAGGTGTTGATGAAAAAGAATGAACCCGTCAGCCGACACAGGAATTCCTCGTACATCCAGTGGCCTCCATTGCTATAGTAAGAGATCCAGAAGGGAAGGGCGCACACAAAAAGTAGATCCGCAATGGTCAAGTTGGTCATGTATATGTCAATCTCTCCCATGCCCTTTACTTTATGCAAGCATTGGAGGATAGACAGCACGAACACATTAGCCAATAAGCCCACAACAAAGAAGATGCTGTAAACAACAGAGAACAGCATGTAGCGAAAGTTGGAGTCCAGAAAATCAGGGCTGTTGGCTGTAGACGCTGCTGTCACATTTTGGTCTGTCGTTCCCTCCATTTCTGTTAGAAGAACACAAaataattaggattttttttatctacaagaaaaaaatgaatggctCTAGCCTAAGAAGAACTCTGAGTTTTGTTTAGGGTGGCAGCTGCCAAACTGTGGTgtgtttcaacaaaatattcctccatccatttttagAACCTGTTGAATCCATGCAACCTACTtcttgggtgaaggcggggtacaccatGATCAGGTCACTAGTCTGTTACAGAGACACACAATCAcatactcac is drawn from Oryzias latipes chromosome 22, ASM223467v1 and contains these coding sequences:
- the LOC101158812 gene encoding platelet-activating factor receptor yields the protein MEGTTDQVVTAASTANSSEFLDSNFRYMLFSVVYSIFFIVGLLANVYVLFILQCLRDAKGMGEIGIYMTNLTIADLLFVCALPFWIGYYSRGGHWIYKDFLCGLTGSFFFINTYGTILFLGAISLNRYCAVTQPLNMTAWNHRRRGIIVCVLIWLCTVSMAIPHLTSEGTHTDKDNLTRCFEGYHNETDTEKRKVAVTHFLIIGLFFVVFFLVMVCNLLIVQALLSQKPPQTELRSETLISKKSNKTLSSSGRRQRGVKQRALQMLLAVVGVFLLCFLPHHVVQAPWVLAVLKIKEGWGHVDWNQNTLQTLNDAHQITLVLMGLNCILDPVIYYFATKKFRRFIMAHLKKVVKGEGCSNTLNIQNSVESRNHSQRLHSVQLQPTLEQPNQS
- the LOC101159059 gene encoding platelet-activating factor receptor-like, with protein sequence MEGSTANSSDFLDSNFRYMLFSVVYSIFFVVGLLANVYVLFILQCLRKVKGMGEIGIYMTNLTIADLLFVCALPFWIGYYSRGGHWIYEEFLCRLTGSFFFINTYGTILFLGAISLNRYWAVTQPLNAAAWNHGRRGIIVSVLIWLCLVSSAIPSLPSEGTQTDKDNLTRCFEGYHNETDTVKRKVAVTHFLIIGLFFVVFFLVMVCNLLIARALLSQKPPQIEIQGNKQRGVKQRALQMLLAVVGVFVLCFLPHHVVQAPWVLAMLKITKGWGHVDWDQNTLQTLNDAHQITLVLMGLNCILDPVVYYFAPIKFRTFIMAHLKKVVKGEGCSNTLNTQELCGRKKSQSQTA
- the LOC101159308 gene encoding platelet-activating factor receptor-like; translation: MNKMEGTTDQNVTAASTANSPDFLDSNFRYMLFSVVYSIFFVVGLLANVFVLSILQCLHKVKGMGEIDIYMTNLTIADLLFVCALPFWISYYSNGGHWMYEEFLCRLTGSFFFINTYGTILFLGAISLNRYWAVTQPLNAAASNNRRRGIIVCVLIWVCTVSSAIPHLTLEGGHTDEDNLTRCFEGYHNETDTVKRKVAINNFLIIGLFFVVFFLVMVCNLLSARDLLSQKLPQTELPSEKSIPGKSNKTLLSLGKRLRRLKRRALKMLLAVVGVFLLCFLPHHVVQAPWVLAVLKIKEGWGHVDWDQNTLQTLNDAHQITLVLMGLNCILDPVVYYFATKKFRFFIKVHLKTVVKREWPSKTLKTQISMTSRTHSQRLSSVQL